From the Lysobacterales bacterium genome, one window contains:
- the dbpA gene encoding ATP-dependent RNA helicase DbpA, producing the protein MTSFSELKLSESLIKGVAALDYHEMTPIQAAALPLILAGHDVIAQAQTGSGKTAAFALGMLQMLDTAAVQLQGLVLCPTRELADQVSKEIRRIARPLPNVKVLTLCGGVSLRPHLASLAHEPHIVVGTPGRILELIRKQALPLKALQMLVLDEADRMLDMGFAADIEAIVKATPKQRQTLLFSATYPEQTRAIAERHLRDPETVTIDQGDAGPDIEQRLYEVADGSRKLDALVDLLVTQRPEAAIVFCNTRNDTRDVAESLDRCGFSVLALHGELDQRERDEMLVRFANRSCTVLVATDVAARGLDIKELPMVVNFDVASDADAHIHRIGRTGRAGARGLAITLTTPRESSRIGAIAERMGQPLQRQPLPQVNGKPRPLLSTHLTIAVDGGRADKLRPGDLLGALTGDAGLPGDAVGKIDIFPTRSYVAITRNHAETALQRLREGKIKGRSFRVRRIGH; encoded by the coding sequence ATGACCTCCTTTTCCGAACTGAAACTCAGCGAGTCGCTGATCAAGGGCGTGGCTGCGCTCGATTACCACGAGATGACGCCGATCCAGGCGGCCGCGCTGCCGCTGATCCTCGCCGGCCATGACGTGATCGCGCAGGCGCAGACCGGCAGCGGCAAGACCGCGGCGTTCGCCCTCGGCATGTTGCAGATGCTCGATACCGCGGCGGTGCAACTGCAGGGTCTGGTGCTGTGCCCGACGCGCGAACTCGCCGACCAGGTGAGCAAGGAAATCCGCCGCATCGCAAGGCCATTGCCGAACGTGAAGGTGCTGACGCTGTGCGGCGGCGTGTCGCTGCGCCCGCATCTCGCGTCGCTGGCGCACGAGCCGCACATTGTCGTCGGTACGCCCGGACGCATTCTGGAACTGATCCGCAAGCAGGCGCTGCCGCTGAAGGCCCTGCAGATGCTGGTGCTGGACGAAGCCGACCGGATGCTCGACATGGGCTTCGCCGCCGACATCGAGGCCATCGTCAAGGCGACACCGAAGCAGCGCCAGACCCTGCTGTTCTCGGCCACTTACCCGGAACAGACGCGGGCGATCGCCGAGCGCCATCTGCGCGATCCGGAAACCGTCACCATCGATCAGGGCGATGCCGGTCCGGACATCGAGCAACGCCTGTATGAAGTCGCAGACGGTTCGCGCAAGCTCGATGCACTGGTCGACCTGCTGGTGACGCAGCGGCCGGAAGCCGCCATCGTGTTCTGCAACACCCGCAACGACACCCGCGATGTCGCCGAGTCGCTCGATCGCTGCGGCTTTTCGGTGCTGGCACTGCACGGCGAACTCGACCAGCGCGAACGCGACGAGATGCTGGTGCGTTTCGCGAACCGCAGCTGCACCGTCCTGGTCGCGACCGATGTCGCCGCGCGCGGCCTCGACATCAAGGAACTGCCGATGGTGGTCAACTTCGACGTGGCCAGCGATGCCGACGCCCACATCCACCGCATCGGCCGTACCGGACGCGCCGGCGCGCGCGGACTGGCCATCACCCTGACGACGCCACGCGAGTCGTCACGCATCGGCGCGATCGCGGAACGCATGGGGCAGCCGCTCCAGCGCCAGCCGCTGCCGCAGGTGAACGGCAAGCCACGCCCCTTGCTGAGCACGCACCTGACCATCGCGGTCGATGGCGGCCGTGCCGACAAGCTGCGTCCCGGCGACCTGCTCGGTGCCCTCACCGGCGACGCCGGCCTGCCTGGCGACGCGGTCGGCAAGATCGACATCTTCCCGACTCGCAGTTATGTCGCGATCACGCGCAACCACGCCGAGACCGCCCTGCAACGTCTGCGCGAAGGCAAGATCAAGGGCCGCAGCTTCCGCGTGCGCCGTATCGGGCACTGA
- a CDS encoding EAL domain-containing protein encodes MLNRTDVLRELEAERVRAGEAHEHFAFLLVRVQRHREEHQLFGDFLSAAARTRIRAALRPQDRILPVGDNVFALLLPNLRESGHALLAANRLVRAFREPLLVGDRLQQAVPTIGIAMFPEHGDLAESLCRAAESAFAQALNSRDRYQLFQPDSGRAEPPYVDLREAIINNRLEVFLQPLWDIGHRRVVGAESLARWHSDVHGAISPTDFVLLAEQTGLIESLTRWSVNTTMRHCAMARAAGHRLRFSINLSPRVFHEPGLVEQFQNALAIWDVPAEDVVLEVTESSVMEDPSLSAIVLGQLRDHGFGISIDDFGIGYSSFAYLKRFPATELKIDQEFVLDIGVHARSARLVHSMIDLAHHLGLTAVAEGVEDETTLARLHDMGCDLAQGFLFGRPQPAAKFVAGLGTAAA; translated from the coding sequence ATGCTGAACCGCACCGATGTCTTGCGCGAACTGGAGGCCGAGCGCGTGCGTGCCGGCGAGGCGCACGAGCACTTCGCGTTCCTGCTGGTGCGCGTGCAACGGCATCGCGAAGAACACCAGTTGTTCGGCGACTTCCTGAGCGCGGCGGCGCGTACCCGCATTCGCGCGGCCTTGCGACCGCAAGATCGCATTCTTCCGGTCGGCGACAACGTGTTTGCCCTGCTGTTGCCGAACCTGCGCGAGAGCGGCCACGCCCTGTTGGCAGCGAACCGCCTGGTGCGCGCGTTCCGCGAACCCCTGCTGGTCGGCGACCGGTTGCAGCAGGCGGTACCGACGATCGGCATCGCGATGTTTCCCGAGCATGGCGACCTGGCCGAATCCCTGTGCCGTGCAGCCGAAAGCGCCTTCGCGCAGGCCCTGAACTCGCGCGATCGGTACCAGCTGTTCCAGCCGGACAGCGGGCGCGCCGAGCCGCCCTACGTGGACTTGCGCGAGGCGATCATCAACAACCGCCTCGAGGTGTTCCTGCAGCCGTTGTGGGACATCGGCCATCGCCGGGTGGTCGGTGCCGAATCGTTGGCGCGCTGGCACAGCGACGTGCATGGCGCGATCAGCCCCACCGATTTCGTGCTGCTGGCCGAACAGACCGGGTTGATCGAGTCACTGACGCGCTGGAGCGTGAACACGACGATGCGTCATTGCGCCATGGCGCGCGCGGCCGGGCATCGGCTGCGCTTCTCGATCAACCTGAGTCCGCGCGTGTTCCACGAACCGGGACTGGTCGAGCAATTCCAGAACGCGTTGGCGATCTGGGACGTGCCCGCCGAGGATGTGGTGCTGGAAGTGACCGAGAGTTCGGTAATGGAAGATCCGAGCCTGAGTGCCATCGTGCTCGGCCAATTGCGTGATCACGGCTTCGGCATCTCGATCGACGACTTTGGCATCGGCTATTCGTCGTTCGCCTACCTCAAGCGTTTTCCCGCCACCGAACTCAAGATCGATCAGGAATTCGTGCTCGACATCGGCGTGCATGCACGCTCGGCGCGACTGGTGCATTCGATGATCGATCTTGCGCATCACCTCGGCTTGACGGCAGTGGCCGAAGGCGTCGAAGACGAGACGACACTGGCGCGCCTGCACGACATGGGCTGCGATCTCGCCCAGGGCTTCCTGTTCGGGAGACCGCAACCGGCGGCGAAGTTCGTCGCGGGACTTGGCACCGCAGCAGCGTGA
- a CDS encoding HD-GYP domain-containing protein — protein sequence MELEERQVHVDHLKPEMYVYRLDRPWLGLPFPLEGFMVQNAKQIEVLRKHCDHVFVDVQRSQIPIRAYMAHPRQHERQRTVVKHVDSVTLHEELPRAREAHDQASHLAAKILSDVKAGHKISVEDVRNAVVPVVKSVLRNADAYFWVTSLRKRDAYEYSHAVHCSLLAAAFGRHMGFTEDVLVNLATGGLLMDIGKTEIDESLLAKPEALTADETEAVRKHVENSLRIIEEAGIHHADVREMVLTHHERHDGSGYPDKLMRNQIPLFGRMAGLIDSYDAMTSTRVFRKAASAHHALQQLYRHGDQLFQREVVEQLMQCLSVYPTGSLVELSNGEVAIVMAQNHARRLRPRVMLLMTADKVLRENFIELDLMGQNEDEGTLREITTILEPGAYGLDPTELYLG from the coding sequence ATGGAACTCGAAGAACGACAGGTGCACGTCGACCATCTGAAGCCGGAGATGTACGTCTACCGGCTCGATCGGCCGTGGCTGGGCCTGCCCTTCCCGCTCGAAGGCTTCATGGTGCAGAACGCGAAGCAGATCGAAGTGCTGCGCAAGCACTGCGACCACGTCTTCGTCGATGTCCAGCGCAGTCAGATTCCGATCCGTGCCTACATGGCGCACCCGCGACAACACGAGCGGCAGCGGACCGTCGTCAAGCATGTCGATAGCGTCACCCTGCATGAGGAGCTGCCGCGTGCCCGCGAGGCCCATGATCAGGCATCGCATCTTGCGGCCAAGATCCTCAGCGACGTGAAGGCCGGACACAAGATCAGTGTCGAAGACGTGCGCAACGCCGTGGTGCCGGTGGTGAAGTCGGTGCTGCGCAACGCCGATGCCTATTTCTGGGTCACCAGCCTGCGCAAGCGCGACGCCTACGAATACAGTCATGCCGTCCATTGCAGTCTGCTGGCGGCAGCCTTCGGCCGGCACATGGGGTTTACCGAGGACGTGCTGGTGAACCTCGCGACCGGCGGTTTGCTGATGGACATCGGCAAGACCGAGATCGACGAATCCCTGCTCGCCAAGCCCGAGGCACTGACGGCGGACGAGACCGAAGCAGTGCGCAAGCATGTCGAGAACAGCCTGCGCATCATCGAGGAAGCCGGCATCCATCATGCCGATGTGCGCGAGATGGTGCTGACCCACCACGAGCGCCACGATGGCTCCGGCTATCCCGACAAGTTGATGCGCAACCAGATCCCGCTGTTCGGGCGCATGGCCGGGCTGATCGACTCCTATGACGCGATGACCAGCACGCGCGTGTTCCGCAAGGCCGCCTCGGCGCACCATGCGTTGCAGCAGTTGTACCGGCACGGCGACCAGCTGTTCCAGCGCGAAGTGGTCGAACAGCTGATGCAATGCCTGAGCGTCTATCCGACCGGGTCGCTGGTCGAGCTTTCCAATGGCGAAGTCGCGATCGTGATGGCGCAGAACCATGCGCGCCGGCTGCGTCCGCGGGTGATGCTGCTGATGACCGCCGACAAGGTCCTGCGCGAGAATTTCATCGAACTGGACCTGATGGGCCAGAACGAGGACGAGGGCACGCTGCGCGAGATCACCACCATTCTCGAGCCCGGCGCTTACGGGCTCGATCCCACCGAGTTGTACCTCGGATGA
- a CDS encoding adenosylhomocysteinase → MNAVVQAMPFKDFKVRDLSQAEWGRKEIAVAEHEMPGLMSVRKKYAKQKPLKGVRVTGSLHMTIQTAVLIETLVDLGADVRWASCNIYSTQDHAAAAIAAAQVPVFAWKGETLEEYWDCTLDAVTHPGQTGPELVVDDGGDVTLLIHKGYELEQGSDWVNTPSGSHEEQIIKNLLKRVAKERPGFWTKVVKDWKGVSEETTTGVHRLYQMLEQGKLLVPAINVNDSVTKSKFDNLYGCRESLADGLKRAMDVMLAGKVAVVCGYGDVGKGSAHSLRAYGARVVVTEIDPINALQASMEGFEVNTVESTLGRGDIYVTTTGNKDVLTLEHMAAMKDQAIVCNIGHFDNEIQVDKLNASDAVKLNIKPQVDKYTFKNGNSIFLLAEGRLVNLGCATGHPSFVMSNSFSNQTLAQIDLWANKDTYEAKVYILPKKLDEEVARLHLEKIGVKLTVLTDDQAAYLGVDKNGPYKPEHYRY, encoded by the coding sequence ATGAACGCAGTCGTTCAAGCCATGCCGTTTAAAGATTTCAAGGTCCGCGACCTGAGCCAGGCCGAATGGGGCCGCAAGGAAATCGCCGTCGCCGAGCACGAGATGCCGGGCCTGATGTCGGTCCGCAAGAAGTACGCGAAGCAGAAGCCGCTCAAGGGCGTGCGCGTCACCGGTTCGCTGCACATGACCATCCAGACCGCGGTGCTGATCGAGACCCTGGTCGACCTCGGCGCCGACGTGCGCTGGGCCTCCTGCAACATCTATTCGACCCAGGACCATGCCGCGGCCGCGATCGCTGCCGCGCAGGTGCCGGTGTTCGCCTGGAAGGGCGAGACGCTGGAGGAATATTGGGACTGCACGCTCGACGCCGTCACCCACCCGGGCCAGACCGGTCCGGAACTGGTCGTCGATGACGGCGGCGACGTCACCCTGCTGATCCACAAGGGTTACGAACTCGAACAGGGCTCGGACTGGGTCAACACGCCCAGCGGTTCGCATGAAGAGCAGATCATCAAGAACCTGCTGAAGCGAGTCGCCAAGGAGCGCCCGGGTTTCTGGACCAAGGTCGTCAAGGACTGGAAGGGCGTCTCGGAAGAGACCACGACCGGCGTGCATCGCCTCTACCAGATGCTCGAACAGGGCAAGCTGCTGGTGCCGGCGATCAACGTCAACGACTCGGTCACCAAGTCGAAGTTCGACAACCTTTACGGCTGCCGCGAATCGCTGGCCGATGGCCTGAAGCGCGCGATGGACGTGATGCTGGCCGGCAAGGTCGCGGTGGTCTGCGGCTACGGCGACGTCGGCAAGGGTTCGGCGCACAGCCTGCGTGCCTACGGCGCGCGCGTCGTGGTCACCGAAATCGATCCGATCAACGCGCTGCAGGCGTCGATGGAAGGCTTCGAAGTCAACACCGTTGAATCGACGCTGGGTCGCGGCGACATCTACGTCACCACCACCGGCAACAAGGACGTGCTGACGCTCGAGCACATGGCGGCGATGAAGGACCAGGCCATCGTCTGCAACATCGGTCACTTCGACAACGAGATCCAGGTCGACAAGCTCAACGCCTCGGACGCGGTCAAGCTCAACATCAAGCCGCAAGTCGACAAGTACACCTTCAAGAACGGCAACAGCATCTTCCTGCTCGCCGAAGGCCGCCTGGTCAACCTCGGTTGCGCGACCGGCCATCCGAGCTTCGTGATGTCGAACAGCTTCAGCAACCAGACGCTGGCGCAGATCGACCTGTGGGCGAACAAGGACACGTACGAAGCCAAGGTCTACATCCTGCCGAAGAAGCTCGACGAGGAAGTCGCGCGCCTGCATCTGGAAAAGATCGGCGTGAAGCTGACCGTGCTGACCGACGACCAGGCCGCCTACCTCGGCGTCGACAAGAACGGCCCGTACAAGCCCGAGCACTATCGCTACTGA
- a CDS encoding cadherin repeat domain-containing protein: MPQVEAVTIAGYAVKQPQFGQTQDSGLILAANPSVDVFGRARVVHGIPDRGAIESTYCQSPTMPSIQDLTIDAFGSNGQFHPVGTEVGAVGATLWHASGFNITAGNTVANVFSIGSDGVLRVANPAALGQQAQYLLSVGATDVCGTTSGTVRVSVTMDAVFESSFE; this comes from the coding sequence GTGCCGCAAGTCGAGGCGGTCACCATCGCTGGATACGCCGTCAAGCAGCCGCAATTCGGACAGACCCAGGATTCGGGCTTGATCCTCGCCGCGAATCCGAGCGTCGATGTCTTCGGACGCGCGCGAGTGGTGCACGGCATCCCGGATCGCGGCGCCATCGAGTCGACTTATTGCCAGTCGCCGACCATGCCCTCCATCCAGGATCTGACGATCGACGCGTTCGGCAGCAATGGCCAGTTTCACCCGGTGGGGACCGAGGTCGGCGCGGTCGGCGCGACCCTGTGGCACGCGAGCGGCTTCAACATCACCGCGGGGAACACCGTGGCGAACGTGTTCTCGATCGGCAGCGACGGCGTTCTGCGTGTGGCCAACCCGGCTGCTTTGGGTCAACAGGCCCAGTACTTGCTGAGCGTCGGCGCGACCGATGTCTGCGGGACCACCTCTGGCACCGTGCGCGTCTCGGTGACCATGGACGCCGTCTTCGAATCCAGTTTCGAGTGA
- a CDS encoding GGDEF domain-containing protein produces MERDLDSSGLNLRRLAQEVAETRRRMVIGGSFYVLGWLLVCLFTPVVRIHPLTSATLAAIFVGLAIARVVLRPPVQGGAEVMTHWLDLQWLVIQLSAATWGGVVFWTLIDPVLVDARVALIIGAAGFATAIAHTYCMRFWPSMLAIMVIYLPSTLLMWMPGHDRAVAFSLTVYLVYVISSLVRSHRDFHRRLDFEEALRQQRDRFEWMSRTDDLTGLANRRQFVTELERRIADCQREHSRLSLLELDIDHFKQINDAHGHSVGDRCLVAFADQLRHVFAGQHELCARLGGEEFAVIVPHHDEAAAAERADAFRIGLGAVAVVPELAELRVRVSIGVGEFNAARHGNADHFLSEVDGALYRAKGGGRDRISRASAATSSAVSQILGQHR; encoded by the coding sequence ATGGAACGCGATCTCGACTCGTCTGGCCTGAACTTGCGCCGACTCGCGCAGGAAGTCGCCGAAACGCGACGGCGCATGGTCATCGGCGGCTCGTTCTACGTGCTGGGCTGGCTGCTGGTCTGCCTGTTCACCCCGGTGGTACGCATCCATCCGCTGACCTCGGCGACATTGGCGGCGATCTTTGTCGGACTCGCGATCGCTCGGGTCGTGCTGCGTCCGCCGGTGCAAGGCGGGGCCGAGGTGATGACGCACTGGCTCGATCTGCAATGGCTGGTGATCCAGCTGTCTGCGGCGACCTGGGGCGGTGTGGTGTTCTGGACCCTGATCGACCCCGTGCTGGTCGATGCACGCGTTGCGCTGATCATCGGCGCCGCCGGTTTCGCGACCGCGATCGCGCACACCTATTGCATGCGCTTCTGGCCGTCGATGCTGGCGATCATGGTCATCTACCTGCCGAGCACCCTGCTGATGTGGATGCCGGGCCATGATCGCGCCGTGGCCTTCAGCCTGACGGTCTACCTGGTCTACGTGATCAGCTCGCTGGTGCGCAGCCACCGCGACTTCCATCGCCGCCTCGATTTCGAGGAAGCGCTGCGCCAGCAGCGTGACCGCTTCGAATGGATGAGTCGTACCGACGACCTCACCGGCCTGGCGAATCGCCGCCAGTTCGTCACCGAGCTGGAGCGGCGCATCGCCGATTGCCAGCGCGAGCATTCCCGCCTGTCGCTGCTCGAACTGGACATCGACCATTTCAAGCAGATCAACGACGCCCATGGCCATAGCGTCGGGGACCGCTGTCTGGTCGCGTTCGCGGACCAGTTGCGGCACGTGTTCGCCGGGCAGCACGAACTCTGTGCGCGCCTCGGCGGCGAGGAATTCGCGGTGATCGTGCCGCATCACGATGAAGCGGCGGCGGCCGAACGGGCGGATGCGTTTCGCATCGGTCTCGGTGCGGTCGCGGTGGTTCCGGAACTGGCCGAACTGCGTGTGCGCGTCAGCATCGGCGTCGGTGAATTCAACGCGGCGCGCCATGGCAATGCCGATCATTTCCTCAGCGAGGTCGATGGCGCGCTTTATCGCGCCAAGGGCGGCGGGCGCGACCGCATCAGCCGCGCTTCGGCCGCGACGTCAAGCGCGGTCAGCCAGATCCTCGGCCAGCATCGCTAG
- the metF gene encoding methylenetetrahydrofolate reductase [NAD(P)H]: MTAISFEFFPPKTDEQREQLERSVQKLKARSPEYVSVTFGAGGSTLSYTPETVRHLRQEHGLDVAPHLSCVGGTRAEIANLLQLYRALGCKRLVALRGDMPSGMAAFGDFRYANELVEFIRAETGDWFHIEVGCYPETHPQADDAFADLANLKRKFEAGANGAITQYFFNADAYFRFVADARRAGITQPIVPGIMPIGNFSQLKRFSDLCGAEIPRWISKRMLAYGDDAESVRALGVEVVANLCRQLIDGGAEALHFYTLNRAKTTLAVIDAIG, translated from the coding sequence ATGACCGCCATCAGCTTCGAATTCTTCCCGCCCAAGACCGACGAACAGCGCGAGCAACTGGAGCGCAGCGTCCAGAAGCTGAAGGCGCGCTCGCCCGAATACGTCTCGGTGACCTTCGGCGCCGGTGGTTCGACGTTGTCCTACACGCCGGAGACGGTGCGCCACCTGCGCCAGGAACACGGGCTCGATGTCGCGCCGCACCTGAGTTGCGTTGGCGGCACGCGCGCGGAGATCGCCAACCTGCTGCAGTTGTATCGCGCGCTCGGCTGCAAGCGTCTGGTCGCGCTGCGCGGCGACATGCCTTCGGGCATGGCTGCGTTCGGCGACTTCCGCTACGCCAACGAACTGGTCGAATTCATTCGCGCCGAAACCGGCGACTGGTTCCATATCGAAGTCGGTTGTTATCCGGAAACGCACCCGCAGGCCGACGACGCCTTCGCCGATCTCGCCAACCTGAAACGCAAGTTCGAGGCTGGCGCGAATGGCGCGATCACCCAGTATTTCTTCAATGCCGACGCCTACTTCCGCTTCGTCGCGGACGCACGCCGCGCCGGCATCACCCAGCCGATCGTGCCCGGCATCATGCCGATCGGCAATTTCTCGCAACTGAAGCGCTTCTCCGATCTCTGCGGCGCCGAGATCCCGCGCTGGATTTCGAAACGCATGCTGGCCTATGGCGACGATGCCGAGTCGGTGCGTGCGCTCGGCGTCGAAGTGGTCGCAAACTTGTGTCGGCAACTGATCGACGGTGGTGCCGAGGCCCTGCATTTCTATACGCTGAATCGCGCCAAGACCACGCTGGCCGTGATCGACGCGATCGGCTGA
- a CDS encoding DMT family transporter, with amino-acid sequence MPMSDAARAQWQIHLCVLLWGFTAILGKLISLAALPLVWWRMALVTALLAFVPRLWRALRTMSARRIAALMGVGVVVALHWLTFYASIKLSNASVAATCMALGSVFTALIEPFAAKRRFAFGEVLLGIAAIPGVVLVVGGVPSGMWTGIAVGVLSAALAALFGSLNKRYVDGADPLAMTFLEMGAGVLMLSVAAPLVAGVIPLFDAPLLVWPDARDFGFLLLLAVACTLLPFALSLVALKHMSAFNAQLAINLEPVYTVLLAIVLLNEQRELTPMFYLGVALLVACVFAPVVFRARVAAAA; translated from the coding sequence ATGCCGATGTCCGACGCCGCCCGCGCGCAGTGGCAGATCCATCTCTGCGTGCTGCTCTGGGGTTTCACCGCGATTCTCGGGAAATTGATTTCGCTGGCGGCGCTGCCGCTGGTGTGGTGGCGCATGGCCCTGGTCACGGCGCTGCTCGCGTTCGTGCCGCGCTTGTGGCGGGCGTTGCGCACGATGTCGGCGCGCCGGATCGCGGCGCTGATGGGCGTCGGCGTGGTCGTCGCGCTGCACTGGCTGACGTTCTACGCCTCGATCAAGCTGTCGAACGCCTCGGTCGCCGCGACCTGCATGGCGCTCGGTTCGGTGTTCACCGCGTTGATCGAACCGTTCGCGGCGAAGCGTCGTTTCGCGTTCGGCGAAGTGCTGCTCGGCATCGCCGCGATTCCGGGCGTGGTGCTGGTGGTGGGCGGCGTGCCAAGCGGCATGTGGACCGGTATCGCGGTCGGCGTGTTGTCGGCCGCACTCGCAGCCTTGTTCGGTTCATTGAACAAGCGCTACGTCGACGGCGCCGATCCGCTGGCCATGACCTTCCTCGAAATGGGCGCAGGCGTGTTGATGCTGAGTGTCGCCGCCCCGCTCGTGGCCGGCGTCATTCCGCTGTTCGACGCGCCCCTGCTGGTCTGGCCCGATGCGCGCGACTTCGGCTTCCTGCTACTGCTCGCCGTCGCCTGCACCCTGCTGCCGTTCGCACTGTCCCTGGTCGCGCTCAAACACATGAGCGCCTTCAACGCGCAACTCGCGATCAACCTGGAGCCGGTCTACACCGTGCTGCTCGCCATCGTCCTGCTCAACGAACAACGCGAACTCACCCCCATGTTCTACCTCGGCGTCGCCCTGCTCGTCGCCTGCGTCTTTGCGCCGGTGGTGTTCCGGGCAAGAGTTGCTGCAGCGGCCTAA
- a CDS encoding DUF433 domain-containing protein, whose protein sequence is MSIDYKAYIQRDPAICGGEPVIAGTRVTVRTVLASLAEGAEVDSILFDFPSLSRDAVRAVIAFAAASAEEDLPAAARSRMKVKLDENIPRRLVDALARRRERDRSGARTLAALLCRPDWQEDSHSPTLMAQR, encoded by the coding sequence ATGAGCATCGATTACAAGGCCTACATCCAGCGCGATCCCGCCATCTGCGGTGGTGAGCCGGTCATCGCCGGAACGCGCGTCACCGTTCGTACCGTGCTTGCGAGTTTGGCCGAAGGCGCAGAAGTGGACAGCATCCTGTTCGACTTCCCGAGCCTGAGTCGGGACGCCGTGCGTGCGGTCATTGCGTTCGCGGCGGCCTCCGCCGAGGAAGACCTGCCTGCCGCTGCCCGAAGTCGCATGAAGGTCAAGCTCGACGAGAACATTCCGCGCCGGCTCGTCGACGCCCTTGCTCGGCGCCGTGAGCGCGATCGTTCCGGAGCTCGAACGTTGGCAGCGTTGCTTTGTCGTCCTGACTGGCAAGAAGATTCGCATTCACCGACCCTGATGGCGCAACGTTAG